In Chromobacterium rhizoryzae, one genomic interval encodes:
- a CDS encoding alpha/beta hydrolase: MQTFHLNADDGEILHAACWLPDGAPRAVVLISHGMSEYAVRYHRFAQTLSAAGYAVYAHDHRGHGAAPRLRGHFSADGGWDKVVADVDTLRRHAAERHPGLPVALFGHSMGSFIARAYFLRHGAALSGLILSATGYRQRPLAWLLRGLARLVARFGSPERPSRLLARLVFGSFNLGFLPARTGMDWLSRDPAEVDKYLADPLCGFDPCPGLWIDLFGGIIAMERGEASGDSLPRRCPVWLLAGSRDPVSLGKLGLGQLEIRYREAGLLDVQTTVYPGGRHEMLNETNRVEVEQDMLRWLERISAQPAS, encoded by the coding sequence ATGCAAACCTTCCATCTGAACGCCGACGACGGGGAAATCCTGCACGCCGCCTGCTGGCTGCCGGACGGCGCGCCGCGCGCCGTGGTGCTGATCTCCCACGGCATGAGCGAATACGCGGTGCGCTACCACCGCTTCGCCCAGACCCTGAGCGCAGCCGGCTACGCCGTCTACGCCCACGACCACCGCGGCCACGGCGCCGCGCCGCGGCTGCGCGGCCATTTCTCTGCCGACGGCGGCTGGGACAAGGTGGTGGCCGACGTGGACACCCTGCGCCGCCACGCCGCGGAACGCCATCCCGGCCTGCCGGTGGCGCTGTTCGGCCACAGCATGGGTTCCTTCATCGCCCGCGCCTATTTCCTGCGCCACGGCGCGGCGCTGTCCGGCCTGATCCTGTCCGCCACCGGCTACCGCCAGCGGCCGCTGGCCTGGCTGCTGCGCGGCCTGGCGCGGCTGGTGGCCCGCTTCGGCAGCCCGGAACGCCCCAGCCGGCTGCTGGCGCGGCTGGTCTTCGGCAGCTTCAACCTGGGCTTTCTGCCCGCCCGCACCGGCATGGACTGGCTGAGCCGCGACCCGGCGGAAGTGGACAAATACCTGGCGGACCCGCTATGCGGCTTCGACCCCTGCCCCGGCCTGTGGATAGATTTGTTCGGCGGCATCATCGCCATGGAACGCGGCGAGGCGAGCGGCGACAGCCTGCCGCGCCGCTGTCCGGTCTGGCTGCTGGCCGGCAGCCGCGACCCGGTCAGCCTGGGCAAGCTGGGCCTGGGCCAGCTGGAAATTCGCTACCGCGAAGCCGGCCTGCTCGATGTGCAGACCACGGTCTACCCCGGCG